The Kluyvera intermedia genome window below encodes:
- the panE gene encoding 2-dehydropantoate 2-reductase has product MKITVLGCGALGQLWMTALHKKGFEVQGWLRVPQPYCSVNLLELDGTIFNQSLIANDPDFLAQSDLLLVTLKAWQVSDAVRSLAVHLPVTTPILLIHNGMGTLQELNDLKQPILLGATTQAARRDGSVIIHVANGTTHIGPAKHYDEDYSVLAETLQNVLPDVAWHDSIHSAMWRKLAVNCVINPLTALMNCPNGDLRYHQEQIAHICEEVAMTMTREGFHTSPESLLLYVNQVIDLTAENISSMLQDIRALRHTEIDYITGFLLKRARAHGIPVPENTRLYEQVKRKESEYERVSTDLPRSW; this is encoded by the coding sequence TTGAAAATTACGGTATTGGGATGTGGCGCGCTAGGCCAATTATGGATGACGGCACTCCACAAAAAAGGATTTGAAGTACAAGGCTGGTTACGCGTACCTCAGCCCTACTGTAGCGTGAATCTCTTAGAACTTGACGGCACGATATTTAATCAGTCCCTTATCGCTAACGACCCCGATTTTCTGGCGCAAAGTGATTTGCTTTTGGTCACGTTAAAAGCGTGGCAGGTTTCCGATGCGGTGAGAAGCCTGGCGGTTCATCTCCCGGTAACAACGCCTATCCTGCTGATTCATAATGGTATGGGTACGTTACAGGAGCTAAACGATCTCAAGCAGCCTATTTTGCTCGGCGCGACCACCCAGGCTGCACGCCGCGATGGTAGCGTCATCATTCATGTTGCTAACGGCACGACGCACATCGGCCCAGCGAAGCACTACGATGAAGACTACAGCGTACTGGCTGAAACCCTGCAAAATGTGCTGCCAGACGTAGCCTGGCACGACAGCATTCATTCCGCGATGTGGCGCAAACTCGCCGTTAACTGCGTCATCAACCCACTCACCGCGCTAATGAACTGCCCTAACGGCGATTTGCGCTATCATCAGGAGCAGATTGCCCATATCTGCGAAGAAGTGGCGATGACCATGACGCGGGAAGGATTTCATACTTCACCGGAAAGTTTGTTACTTTATGTCAATCAGGTGATTGATCTAACAGCAGAAAATATATCTTCTATGCTGCAGGACATTCGTGCACTTCGGCACACAGAAATTGACTATATCACCGGTTTCCTGCTCAAGCGCGCACGGGCACATGGCATTCCGGTGCCTGAAAATACCCGACTGTATGAACAGGTTAAACGTAAGGAGAGTGAATATGAGCGCGTCAGCACTGATTTGCCTCGCTCCTGGTAG
- a CDS encoding MFS transporter produces the protein MNDYKMTPSELRATWGLGTVFSLRMLGMFMVLPVLTTYGMALQGASEALIGLAIGIYGLAQAIFQIPFGLVSDRIGRKPLIIGGLAIFVLGSVIAAMSDSIWGIILGRALQGSGAIAAAVMALLSDLTREQNRTKAMAFIGVSFGVTFAIAMVLGPIITHKLGLHALFWMIAGLATLGIVLTILVVPDSKNHVLNRESGMVKGCFSKVLMEPRLLKLNFGIMCLHILLMSTFVALPGQLEAAGFPAAEHWKIYLVTMLVSFISVVPFIIYAEVKRRMKRVFVLCISLLLIAEIVLWGSGNSFWELVIGVQIFFLAFNLMEALLPSLISKESPAGYKGTAMGIYSTSQFLGVAIGGSLGGWVDGLFDSQTVFLAGALLATVWLLVSMTMQEPQYVSSLRVEIPKDIDASDALRERLLVMDGVKEVLVVAEEHSAYVKIDSKVTNRFEVEQAIAAQ, from the coding sequence ATGAACGATTACAAAATGACGCCCAGCGAGTTACGCGCAACCTGGGGTTTAGGAACCGTATTTTCTTTGCGTATGCTCGGCATGTTTATGGTTCTGCCGGTTCTGACCACATACGGCATGGCATTGCAGGGCGCAAGCGAAGCGCTCATTGGTTTGGCTATCGGTATTTACGGCCTGGCGCAGGCTATCTTTCAGATTCCCTTTGGGCTGGTCTCTGACCGCATTGGACGCAAGCCGTTAATTATCGGCGGGCTGGCGATTTTCGTTCTCGGCAGCGTGATTGCCGCTATGTCCGATTCCATCTGGGGCATTATTCTTGGCCGAGCGCTACAGGGCTCCGGGGCCATTGCGGCAGCGGTCATGGCGCTGCTTTCCGACCTGACCCGTGAACAAAACCGCACCAAGGCAATGGCGTTTATCGGCGTCAGCTTTGGTGTCACCTTCGCCATTGCGATGGTACTTGGTCCCATCATCACCCATAAACTTGGCCTCCACGCGCTATTCTGGATGATCGCCGGGCTGGCAACGCTCGGTATTGTGTTAACCATTCTGGTGGTACCGGACAGCAAAAATCACGTTCTCAACCGTGAGTCCGGGATGGTGAAAGGGTGCTTTAGCAAGGTATTGATGGAGCCACGTCTGCTGAAGCTCAACTTCGGCATCATGTGCCTGCACATTCTACTCATGTCCACCTTCGTTGCCCTGCCGGGCCAGCTGGAGGCTGCCGGATTCCCGGCGGCCGAGCACTGGAAAATCTACCTGGTAACGATGCTGGTATCGTTCATATCGGTAGTGCCTTTTATCATTTACGCCGAAGTAAAACGCCGCATGAAGCGCGTGTTTGTGCTGTGTATTTCCCTGCTGTTGATTGCCGAAATCGTCCTGTGGGGTTCCGGTAATTCATTCTGGGAACTGGTCATTGGCGTGCAGATATTCTTCCTCGCCTTCAACCTGATGGAGGCGCTGCTGCCTTCGCTTATCAGCAAGGAGTCGCCAGCAGGTTACAAAGGCACGGCGATGGGGATTTACTCCACCAGCCAGTTCCTGGGCGTCGCGATTGGCGGGTCATTGGGCGGCTGGGTTGACGGCCTGTTTGATTCCCAAACGGTATTCCTCGCCGGTGCATTATTGGCGACCGTCTGGCTGTTGGTGTCGATGACAATGCAGGAACCGCAGTATGTCAGCAGTCTGCGTGTTGAAATTCCAAAAGATATCGACGCAAGCGATGCCTTACGTGAACGGCTGCTGGTAATGGATGGAGTCAAAGAGGTTCTGGTAGTGGCAGAAGAACATTCGGCCTATGTCAAAATTGACAGCAAAGTAACCAATCGCTTTGAGGTTGAGCAGGCGATTGCCGCTCAATAA
- the yajL gene encoding protein deglycase YajL, with amino-acid sequence MSASALICLAPGSEEMEAVTTIDLLVRVGIQVTTASVASDGNLAITCSRGVKILADAPLVQVADGDFDIIILPGGIKGAEYFRDSTLLVETVKQFQRSGRIVATICAAAATVLVPHNIFPIGNMTGFPALKDRIPEEQWQDRRVVWDPRVNLLTSQGPGTAIDFGLKIIELLVGREKAYEISTRLVMAAGIYNFYEE; translated from the coding sequence ATGAGCGCGTCAGCACTGATTTGCCTCGCTCCTGGTAGCGAAGAAATGGAAGCCGTGACCACGATTGATTTGTTGGTGCGTGTCGGTATCCAGGTCACAACCGCCAGCGTGGCAAGCGATGGCAATCTGGCTATCACCTGCTCGCGCGGTGTCAAGATTCTGGCCGATGCCCCGCTGGTTCAAGTGGCAGATGGGGACTTCGATATCATCATTCTGCCGGGCGGTATAAAAGGTGCGGAATACTTCCGTGACAGTACGCTGCTGGTTGAAACGGTGAAACAGTTCCAGCGTTCCGGGCGCATTGTCGCCACCATTTGCGCCGCCGCTGCCACTGTTCTGGTCCCGCATAATATTTTCCCTATTGGTAATATGACCGGCTTCCCCGCACTGAAGGATCGAATCCCTGAAGAACAATGGCAAGACCGACGTGTAGTCTGGGATCCTCGGGTGAATCTGCTCACCAGTCAGGGGCCTGGGACAGCAATTGATTTTGGGCTGAAAATTATTGAATTGCTGGTAGGCCGCGAAAAGGCGTATGAGATTTCGACGCGATTGGTGATGGCGGCGGGGATTTATAATTTTTATGAGGAGTAA
- the cyoE gene encoding heme o synthase, with product MFKRYLQVTKPGIIFGNLISVIGGFLLASKGHIDYPLFAWTLIGVSLVVASGCVFNNYIDRDIDRKMERTKNRVLVKGLIAPKTSLVYATLLGLAGFMLLWFGANPLACWLGVMGFVVYVGVYSLYMKRHSVYGTLIGSLSGAAPPVIGYCAVTGNFDSGALILLAIFSLWQMPHSYAIAIFRFKDYQAANIPVLPVVKGIAVAKNHITLYIVAFALATLMLSLGGYAGYKYLVVAAAVSVWWLGMALRGYKVEDDKVWARKLFGFSIIAITALSVMMSVDFMVPSSQNLLASVW from the coding sequence ATGTTTAAGCGATACCTGCAAGTTACGAAGCCTGGCATCATTTTTGGCAACCTGATCTCCGTGATCGGCGGTTTCCTGCTGGCCTCCAAGGGCCACATCGATTACCCGCTGTTCGCATGGACCTTGATCGGTGTGTCTCTGGTGGTCGCCTCGGGTTGTGTTTTCAACAACTACATCGATCGTGACATCGACCGTAAGATGGAACGTACGAAGAACCGAGTGCTGGTTAAGGGACTGATTGCGCCAAAAACGTCACTGGTCTACGCCACTTTGCTGGGTCTCGCTGGCTTCATGCTGCTGTGGTTCGGTGCCAATCCCCTCGCCTGCTGGCTTGGGGTGATGGGATTTGTGGTTTATGTCGGCGTCTACAGCCTGTACATGAAGCGCCACTCCGTTTACGGCACGCTGATTGGTTCACTCTCCGGCGCCGCGCCGCCGGTGATTGGCTACTGCGCCGTTACCGGCAACTTCGACAGCGGCGCGTTGATTCTGCTGGCGATCTTCAGCCTGTGGCAGATGCCTCACTCCTACGCTATCGCGATTTTCCGCTTCAAGGATTATCAGGCAGCGAATATTCCGGTTCTTCCGGTAGTGAAAGGCATTGCTGTGGCGAAAAATCACATCACGTTGTACATCGTGGCGTTTGCTTTAGCGACGCTGATGCTCTCGCTTGGCGGCTACGCAGGTTACAAATACCTGGTGGTTGCCGCAGCGGTTAGCGTCTGGTGGCTTGGTATGGCACTGCGCGGTTACAAAGTGGAAGATGATAAGGTCTGGGCGCGCAAGCTGTTCGGTTTCTCCATCATCGCCATTACCGCACTCAGCGTTATGATGTCGGTCGACTTTATGGTGCCGAGCTCACAGAACTTGTTAGCTTCAGTCTGGTAA
- the ampG gene encoding muropeptide MFS transporter AmpG, with translation MSTHYLRIFQQPKSAILLILGFASGLPLALTSGTLQAWMTVENIDLKTIGFFSLVGQAYVFKFLWSPVMDRYTPPFLGRRRGWLLTTQCLLLLAIAAMGFLEPTSQLRWMAALAVVIAFCSASQDIVFDAWKTDVLPTEERGAGAAISVLGYRLGMLVSGGLALWLADKWLGWQGMYWLMAALMVPCIIATLMAPEPSDVIPVPKSLEQAVVAPLKDFFGRNNAWLILLLIVMYKLGDAFAMSLTTTFLIRGVGFDAGQVGMVNKTLGLFATILGALYGGVLMQRLTLFRALLIFGILQGVSNAGYWMLSVTDKHIYSMAAAVFFENLCGGMGTAAFVALLMTLCNKSFSATQFALLSALSAVGRVYVGPIAGWFVEAHGWPTFYLFSVIAAIPGILLLLVCRRTLEYTQETGQFMPRNAFSGGYRLALRLLLIGTVLLGIWLLILITNALNLSALSGSAIVLEAGVLIAFAGIVIGCLLDYLAMRKAHLH, from the coding sequence ATGTCAACTCACTACCTGCGTATTTTTCAGCAACCGAAATCAGCCATTCTGCTGATTCTTGGTTTTGCCTCCGGTTTACCGCTTGCCCTCACCTCCGGGACGCTACAGGCGTGGATGACGGTCGAGAACATCGATCTGAAAACCATCGGTTTCTTTTCGCTTGTCGGTCAGGCGTACGTCTTTAAGTTTCTCTGGTCACCGGTGATGGACCGCTATACGCCGCCGTTTTTAGGGCGTCGTCGCGGCTGGCTGCTGACAACCCAATGTTTATTACTGCTCGCTATCGCGGCGATGGGCTTTCTCGAGCCCACATCGCAACTGCGCTGGATGGCCGCGCTGGCGGTGGTTATCGCCTTCTGCTCAGCGTCTCAGGATATTGTTTTCGATGCCTGGAAAACGGACGTTCTCCCGACGGAAGAACGAGGAGCCGGAGCCGCTATCAGCGTGCTGGGCTATCGTCTGGGGATGCTGGTTTCCGGCGGTTTAGCACTGTGGCTGGCCGATAAATGGCTTGGCTGGCAGGGTATGTACTGGCTGATGGCCGCACTGATGGTGCCGTGTATTATCGCGACGCTGATGGCGCCGGAACCCAGCGATGTTATCCCGGTGCCCAAAAGCCTTGAACAGGCGGTGGTTGCCCCACTTAAAGATTTCTTTGGCCGCAATAATGCGTGGCTTATTCTGCTGCTGATTGTGATGTACAAACTCGGCGATGCTTTCGCCATGAGCCTCACTACCACGTTTTTAATCCGCGGAGTGGGGTTTGATGCGGGTCAGGTGGGAATGGTCAATAAAACTCTTGGCCTGTTTGCCACTATTCTCGGTGCGCTGTACGGCGGCGTATTGATGCAGCGCCTGACGCTGTTTCGCGCGTTGCTCATCTTCGGCATCCTGCAGGGCGTGTCCAACGCCGGTTACTGGATGCTGTCGGTCACGGATAAGCATATCTATTCAATGGCCGCTGCCGTTTTCTTTGAAAACTTGTGCGGCGGTATGGGTACAGCCGCGTTCGTCGCGCTGCTGATGACCCTGTGTAACAAATCGTTCTCAGCCACCCAGTTCGCCCTGCTGTCCGCACTTTCTGCTGTAGGCCGGGTTTACGTGGGGCCGATTGCAGGTTGGTTTGTCGAAGCACATGGTTGGCCAACGTTTTATCTGTTCTCGGTTATTGCTGCGATCCCAGGTATTTTGCTTCTGCTGGTTTGCCGACGAACGCTGGAATATACGCAAGAAACCGGGCAGTTTATGCCGCGTAATGCCTTTAGCGGCGGCTATCGATTGGCTCTGCGTTTACTGTTAATTGGCACTGTTCTGCTGGGTATCTGGCTGCTGATACTGATAACCAATGCGCTGAATTTATCCGCGCTGAGTGGGTCTGCAATCGTACTAGAAGCGGGTGTGCTCATTGCCTTTGCCGGGATTGTCATTGGATGCTTGTTAGATTATCTGGCGATGCGCAAGGCACATTTGCACTAA
- the cyoB gene encoding cytochrome o ubiquinol oxidase subunit I, translating into MFGKLTLDAVPYHEPIIVITVAAIIVGGLALLAAITYFGKWSYLWKEWLTSVDHKRLGIMYVIVAIVMLLRGFADAVMMRSQQVLASAGEAGFLPPHHYDQIFTAHGVIMIFFVAMPFVIGLMNLVVPLQIGARDVAFPFLNNLSFWFTVVGVILVNLSLGVGEFAQTGWLAYPPLSGIEYSPGVGVDYWIWALQLSGIGTTLTGINFFVTIIKMRAPGMTMFKMPVFTWASLCANILIIASFPILTVTVALLTLDRYLGTHFFTNDMGGNMMMYINLIWAWGHPEVYILVLPVFGVFSEVAATFSRKRLFGYTSLVWATVCITILSFIVWLHHFFTMGAGANVNAFFGITTMIIAIPTGVKIFNWLFTMYQGRIVFNSAMLWTIGFIVTFSVGGMTGVLLAVPGADFVLHNSLFLIAHFHNVIIGGVVFGCFAGLTYWWPKAFGFTLNETWGIRAFWFWIIGFFVAFMPLYVLGFMGMTRRLSQQIDPQFHPMLVVAACGAALIACGILCQLIQFYVSIRDREQNRDLTGDPWGGRTLEWATSSPPPFYNFAIVPHIHERDAFWEMKEKGEAYKQPTQYEEIHMPKNSGAGIVIAAFATVFGFAMIWHIWWMAIASFAGIIITWIIKSFDEDVDYYVPVAEVEKLENQHFDEISKAGLKNGN; encoded by the coding sequence ATGTTCGGAAAACTTACACTGGATGCAGTGCCCTATCACGAACCCATTATCGTGATTACGGTGGCTGCCATTATCGTCGGGGGACTCGCTCTCCTGGCGGCTATCACTTACTTCGGTAAGTGGTCATATCTATGGAAAGAGTGGCTGACTTCGGTTGACCACAAACGACTCGGCATTATGTATGTCATCGTCGCTATCGTCATGCTGCTGCGTGGCTTTGCCGATGCCGTTATGATGCGTAGCCAGCAGGTGCTGGCCTCCGCCGGGGAAGCAGGGTTCCTGCCGCCTCATCACTACGATCAGATCTTTACCGCCCACGGCGTTATCATGATCTTCTTCGTCGCGATGCCGTTCGTTATCGGTCTGATGAACCTCGTGGTTCCTCTGCAGATTGGCGCGCGCGACGTGGCATTCCCGTTCCTGAACAACCTGAGCTTCTGGTTTACGGTTGTCGGTGTGATTCTGGTTAACCTGTCATTGGGCGTAGGTGAGTTCGCGCAGACCGGTTGGCTGGCGTATCCACCGCTCTCAGGAATTGAGTACAGTCCGGGCGTTGGCGTCGATTACTGGATATGGGCATTGCAGCTCTCCGGTATCGGTACGACCCTGACCGGTATTAACTTCTTCGTGACCATCATCAAGATGCGTGCACCAGGTATGACGATGTTCAAGATGCCAGTATTTACCTGGGCATCTCTGTGCGCCAACATCCTGATTATCGCCTCCTTCCCAATTCTGACGGTTACCGTCGCGTTGCTGACCCTGGATCGCTATCTGGGCACCCATTTCTTTACCAATGATATGGGCGGCAACATGATGATGTACATCAACCTGATTTGGGCCTGGGGTCACCCGGAAGTGTACATTCTGGTTCTGCCTGTATTCGGTGTCTTCTCCGAAGTGGCGGCAACCTTCTCGCGTAAACGCCTGTTTGGCTACACCTCGCTGGTGTGGGCGACCGTGTGTATTACCATCCTGTCGTTCATCGTTTGGCTGCATCACTTCTTTACTATGGGTGCCGGCGCGAACGTTAACGCCTTCTTCGGTATTACCACGATGATTATCGCCATCCCTACCGGGGTGAAGATCTTCAACTGGCTGTTCACCATGTATCAGGGTCGCATCGTCTTCAACTCTGCGATGCTGTGGACCATCGGCTTTATCGTGACCTTCTCGGTTGGCGGTATGACCGGTGTTCTGCTGGCAGTTCCGGGTGCTGACTTCGTGCTGCACAACAGCCTGTTCCTGATTGCGCACTTCCATAACGTCATCATCGGCGGTGTGGTATTCGGTTGCTTCGCAGGTCTCACCTACTGGTGGCCGAAAGCCTTTGGCTTTACCCTGAACGAAACCTGGGGTATCCGCGCATTCTGGTTCTGGATCATCGGCTTCTTCGTCGCATTTATGCCGCTGTACGTACTGGGCTTCATGGGCATGACCCGTCGCCTGAGCCAGCAGATTGACCCGCAATTCCACCCAATGCTGGTTGTTGCAGCCTGCGGTGCGGCACTGATTGCCTGCGGTATCCTCTGCCAGCTGATTCAGTTCTATGTGTCTATCCGTGACCGCGAGCAAAACCGCGATCTGACCGGTGACCCATGGGGTGGCCGTACGCTGGAGTGGGCAACCTCTTCCCCGCCTCCGTTCTATAACTTTGCCATTGTGCCGCACATTCATGAGCGTGATGCATTCTGGGAAATGAAAGAGAAAGGCGAAGCGTACAAACAGCCGACACAGTATGAAGAAATTCATATGCCGAAAAACAGCGGTGCGGGCATCGTGATTGCCGCCTTCGCAACGGTATTTGGTTTCGCCATGATCTGGCATATCTGGTGGATGGCGATTGCAAGCTTCGCGGGCATCATCATCACCTGGATTATCAAAAGCTTTGACGAGGACGTGGATTACTACGTGCCGGTGGCGGAAGTCGAAAAACTGGAAAATCAGCATTTCGATGAGATTTCTAAGGCAGGGCTGAAAAATGGCAACTGA
- a CDS encoding cytochrome o ubiquinol oxidase subunit III: MATDTLAHNAHAHEHGHHDTGPMKIFGFWIYLMSDCIIFATLFATYAVLVNGTAGGPTGKDIFELPFVMVETALLLFSSITYGMAAIAMYKNNKSQVVSWLALTFLFGAGFIAMEIYEFHHLIVEGMGPDRSGFLSAFFALVGTHGLHVTSGLIWMAVLMVQVSRRGLTSTNRTRILCLSLFWHFLDVVWICVFSVVYLMGAM; encoded by the coding sequence ATGGCAACTGATACTCTGGCGCATAATGCCCACGCGCACGAACACGGGCACCACGATACAGGGCCGATGAAGATCTTCGGCTTCTGGATCTACCTGATGAGCGACTGCATTATCTTCGCCACGCTGTTCGCCACCTATGCCGTTCTAGTGAACGGCACGGCAGGCGGCCCGACCGGTAAAGATATCTTTGAACTGCCGTTCGTTATGGTTGAAACCGCACTGCTGCTGTTCAGCTCCATCACCTATGGCATGGCGGCTATCGCCATGTACAAAAACAACAAGAGCCAGGTTGTTTCCTGGCTGGCGCTGACCTTCCTCTTCGGGGCAGGATTCATCGCGATGGAAATCTATGAATTCCATCACCTGATTGTTGAAGGTATGGGCCCGGATCGCAGTGGCTTCCTGTCAGCGTTCTTTGCGCTGGTCGGTACGCACGGTCTGCACGTCACCTCCGGTCTTATCTGGATGGCTGTGCTGATGGTGCAGGTTTCCCGTCGCGGCCTGACCAGCACTAACCGTACCCGCATCCTGTGCCTGAGCTTGTTCTGGCACTTCCTGGACGTGGTATGGATCTGTGTGTTCTCCGTTGTTTACCTGATGGGGGCAATGTAA
- a CDS encoding cytochrome o ubiquinol oxidase subunit IV — MSHSTESSGASHGSVKSYMTGFILSIILTVIPFWMVMSGSASHAVILGTILVTAVVQIVVHLVYFLHMNSKSDEGWNLTAFVFTVIIIAIVVVGSIWIMWNLNYNMMVH, encoded by the coding sequence ATGAGTCATTCTACTGAAAGCAGCGGCGCTTCCCATGGCAGCGTAAAGTCCTACATGACAGGTTTTATCCTGTCTATCATCCTGACGGTTATTCCGTTCTGGATGGTGATGTCGGGCAGCGCGTCGCATGCGGTAATTCTGGGGACCATTCTGGTCACCGCTGTGGTGCAGATTGTCGTACACCTGGTGTACTTCCTGCACATGAACAGCAAGTCTGACGAAGGCTGGAACCTGACCGCGTTTGTCTTTACCGTGATAATCATTGCCATCGTAGTAGTCGGTTCAATCTGGATTATGTGGAACCTGAACTACAACATGATGGTTCACTAA
- the cyoA gene encoding cytochrome o ubiquinol oxidase subunit II: MRLRKYNKNLGWLSLIASTVLLSGCDSALLDPKGQIGLEQRSLILTAFGLMMIVVIPAVLMAVGFAWKYRASNKDAKYSPNWSHSNKVEAVVWTVPILIIVFLAVLTWKTTHALEPSKPLVHDEKPITIEVISMDWKWFFIYPEQGIATVNEIAFPANVPVQFKVTSNSVMNSFFIPRLGSQIYAMAGMQTNLHLIANEPGIYDGISASYSGPGFSGMKFKAIATPDRATFDQWVAKAKQSSNTMDNMAAFEKVAAPSEYNKVEYFSSVKPDLFKAVTSKFMDHGKGMDMSKPEGEHASHEGMEGMDMSHAESAH; this comes from the coding sequence ATGAGACTCAGGAAATACAATAAAAACTTGGGATGGTTGTCATTAATCGCCAGCACTGTATTACTCAGTGGTTGTGATTCTGCGCTACTTGACCCCAAAGGACAGATTGGACTGGAGCAGCGTTCGCTGATACTGACGGCTTTTGGCCTGATGATGATCGTCGTGATTCCCGCCGTCTTAATGGCAGTCGGTTTTGCCTGGAAGTACCGTGCAAGCAATAAAGATGCGAAGTACAGCCCTAACTGGTCACACTCCAACAAAGTTGAAGCTGTGGTCTGGACAGTGCCTATCCTTATCATCGTGTTCCTCGCCGTACTGACATGGAAAACCACTCACGCCTTAGAACCTAGCAAACCGCTGGTTCATGACGAGAAGCCTATTACTATCGAAGTCATTTCTATGGACTGGAAATGGTTCTTCATCTACCCGGAGCAGGGCATTGCTACCGTTAACGAAATCGCTTTCCCAGCGAACGTTCCGGTGCAGTTCAAAGTGACCTCCAACTCCGTGATGAACTCCTTCTTTATTCCGCGTCTGGGTAGCCAGATTTACGCAATGGCCGGTATGCAGACCAACCTGCATCTGATCGCTAACGAACCAGGTATCTACGACGGTATTTCTGCAAGTTATAGCGGCCCGGGCTTCTCTGGTATGAAGTTCAAAGCCATTGCGACACCGGATCGTGCCACATTCGATCAGTGGGTCGCTAAAGCGAAACAATCTTCGAACACCATGGATAACATGGCGGCATTCGAGAAAGTGGCTGCACCGAGCGAATACAACAAGGTGGAGTACTTCTCCAGCGTGAAACCTGATTTGTTTAAAGCAGTTACCAGCAAATTTATGGATCACGGCAAGGGCATGGACATGTCCAAACCTGAAGGCGAGCACGCATCGCACGAAGGAATGGAAGGCATGGACATGAGCCACGCGGAATCCGCTCACTAA
- a CDS encoding Hok/Gef family protein: MKRNKAIVIALIVLGITVMMSVLVTRKDLCEVHIRSGQTEVAVFTAYESVK, translated from the coding sequence ATGAAGCGGAACAAGGCAATCGTTATTGCCCTGATAGTCTTGGGTATTACCGTCATGATGTCGGTACTGGTCACACGCAAAGATCTTTGCGAGGTCCATATCCGAAGCGGACAGACAGAGGTCGCCGTCTTCACAGCTTACGAATCTGTTAAGTAA
- a CDS encoding YajQ family cyclic di-GMP-binding protein — protein MPSFDIVSEVDLQEARNAVDNASREVESRFDFRGVEATFELNEANKTIKVLSESDFQVNQLLDILRAKLLKRGIEGTSLDVPEDFVHSGKTWFVEAKLKQGIESAVQKKIVKLIKDSKLKVQAQIQGEEIRVTGKARDDLQSTMALVRGGDLGQPFQFKNFRD, from the coding sequence ATGCCATCTTTCGATATTGTCTCTGAAGTCGATCTTCAGGAAGCGCGCAACGCGGTAGATAACGCGAGCCGCGAAGTAGAGTCACGCTTTGACTTTCGTGGTGTTGAAGCCACTTTTGAATTAAACGAAGCGAATAAGACGATTAAAGTACTGAGCGAATCTGATTTCCAGGTCAATCAGTTGCTGGATATTCTGCGCGCTAAGCTGCTTAAACGCGGCATTGAAGGGACGTCGCTGGACGTGCCGGAAGATTTCGTCCACAGCGGGAAAACCTGGTTTGTTGAAGCCAAGTTGAAGCAGGGGATTGAGAGTGCGGTTCAGAAGAAAATCGTTAAGCTGATTAAAGACAGCAAGCTGAAAGTACAGGCGCAAATTCAGGGTGAAGAGATTCGTGTGACCGGCAAGGCGCGCGACGATCTGCAGTCTACGATGGCGTTGGTACGCGGCGGTGACCTTGGTCAGCCGTTCCAGTTTAAAAACTTCCGCGACTAA